The Pseudorhodobacter turbinis genome contains a region encoding:
- a CDS encoding glucokinase, which produces MPFPLSLVADIGGTNTRVALAKGQDLLSDTIRHFRNADFPGLEPLLHSYLSGAGALDGACVAVAGPVKDGAATLTNLDWTIDEAMLERATGATKVAVLNDLQAQGHALGQIAPERLQPVITGPELPEAVKLVIGVGTGFNAVAVHETPTGRLVPPSECGHAGLALRLPKDIKLAQYLEAKLGFAAVEDVLSGRGLERLFAFVSHEAGDGARSSAAQITAGLAPDVGNTLATEAACLFVRLLGAQTGDLALTHLPFGGIYLCGGVARALGPHLAGMGFETAFADKGRFGPLMQKFSVTLNTDNDAALKGCAIYLNQDLQM; this is translated from the coding sequence ATGCCCTTTCCTCTTTCCCTTGTTGCCGATATCGGCGGGACCAATACACGCGTGGCGCTTGCAAAGGGGCAAGACCTGCTGTCGGATACCATCCGACATTTCCGCAATGCCGATTTCCCAGGGTTGGAGCCACTTTTACACAGCTACCTGTCCGGCGCGGGGGCCTTGGACGGGGCTTGTGTGGCTGTTGCAGGCCCGGTGAAAGATGGCGCGGCCACATTGACCAACCTCGACTGGACAATTGATGAGGCAATGCTGGAACGCGCGACGGGGGCGACAAAGGTTGCGGTCCTGAACGATCTTCAAGCGCAGGGCCACGCATTGGGACAGATTGCGCCCGAAAGATTGCAGCCCGTGATCACAGGCCCAGAGCTGCCCGAGGCGGTGAAACTGGTGATCGGGGTGGGCACTGGATTCAATGCGGTGGCGGTGCATGAAACGCCTACGGGCCGGCTTGTGCCTCCCTCGGAATGCGGTCACGCAGGTTTGGCGCTGCGGCTGCCGAAAGATATAAAGCTGGCACAATACCTTGAGGCCAAGCTTGGCTTTGCAGCGGTAGAGGATGTCTTGTCGGGGCGCGGTCTTGAACGGTTGTTCGCCTTTGTATCGCATGAGGCCGGTGATGGTGCGCGAAGCTCAGCGGCGCAGATCACGGCCGGACTGGCGCCTGATGTCGGCAATACATTGGCGACAGAGGCGGCGTGCCTTTTTGTACGGCTATTGGGGGCGCAGACGGGGGATTTGGCCCTGACGCATCTGCCCTTTGGTGGGATCTATCTTTGTGGCGGGGTGGCACGGGCACTTGGCCCACACTTGGCTGGCATGGGGTTTGAAACCGCCTTTGCCGACAAGGGTCGCTTTGGCCCGCTTATGCAAAAATTTTCCGTAACACTTAACACAGATAATGACGCAGCCCTAAAGGGTTGCGCCATTTATTTAAACCAAGACCTGCAGATGTAG
- a CDS encoding ABC transporter substrate-binding protein has translation MKPSYLMGAAAIALLSGAAQAEDLKFTPGEDARFHWDNFEAMKATDLRGQRLTIDGTWAGVDKALFESVIAYFEAATGAEVEYYGGDGLEQRVMVDVEAGSPPGIAIIPQPGLAADLAKRGKLTPLPTDTADWLRDNYAAGQSWVDLATFAGPDGASDLFGFFYKVEVKSLVWYVPENLEDAGYAVPTTMEGLKALTDQIVADGGTPWCIGLGSGPATGWPATDWVEDMMLRNNPPQDYDAWVANEMPFDDPKVIAAIEDFGSFARNDAYVAGGAGAVGITDFRDSAKGLFTSPPACYLHHQASFIPSFFPEDTIVGQDADFFYFPAYESKALGNPVLGSGTLFVITEDSPAAQAFMRFLQSPIAHEVWMAQSGFLTPHKGVNPDTYSDMTARKMGDVLLGADTFRFDGSDLMPGAIGAGVFWTGMVDYTAGKEARAVAADIQRTWDSLK, from the coding sequence ATGAAACCGAGCTATCTTATGGGGGCGGCCGCGATTGCGCTTTTGTCCGGTGCTGCGCAAGCAGAGGATCTGAAATTCACACCGGGCGAGGATGCGCGCTTTCACTGGGATAACTTTGAGGCGATGAAGGCCACCGATCTGCGCGGTCAACGGCTAACGATCGACGGAACATGGGCGGGGGTTGATAAGGCGCTTTTTGAAAGCGTGATCGCCTATTTTGAGGCCGCGACCGGCGCAGAGGTGGAATACTACGGTGGCGACGGGCTGGAGCAGCGCGTGATGGTTGATGTGGAGGCAGGCTCTCCGCCCGGGATTGCCATTATCCCGCAACCGGGTTTGGCCGCTGATCTGGCAAAACGTGGCAAGTTAACACCCTTACCAACGGATACCGCAGATTGGCTGCGCGATAATTATGCGGCGGGGCAATCCTGGGTCGATTTGGCGACGTTTGCGGGGCCGGATGGTGCGTCGGATCTGTTTGGCTTTTTCTATAAGGTCGAGGTTAAATCCCTTGTCTGGTATGTCCCTGAAAACCTTGAGGATGCCGGTTATGCGGTGCCCACCACGATGGAGGGGTTGAAGGCCCTGACCGATCAGATTGTGGCAGATGGCGGCACACCTTGGTGCATCGGTCTTGGCTCGGGTCCGGCGACGGGGTGGCCTGCGACCGACTGGGTTGAGGATATGATGCTGCGCAACAACCCGCCGCAAGACTATGATGCATGGGTTGCCAACGAGATGCCGTTTGACGACCCCAAAGTGATCGCCGCGATTGAGGATTTCGGAAGCTTCGCGCGCAATGATGCCTATGTGGCGGGTGGTGCGGGGGCCGTTGGCATCACGGACTTCCGCGATAGCGCCAAAGGTTTGTTCACCTCTCCTCCGGCGTGCTATTTGCACCATCAGGCAAGCTTTATCCCGTCGTTCTTTCCCGAAGACACGATTGTAGGACAAGACGCTGATTTCTTTTACTTTCCGGCCTATGAAAGCAAGGCGCTTGGCAATCCGGTGCTTGGCTCAGGCACCTTGTTTGTTATCACCGAAGATAGCCCTGCAGCACAGGCTTTCATGCGCTTTCTGCAAAGCCCTATCGCCCATGAGGTGTGGATGGCGCAATCCGGCTTTTTGACGCCACATAAAGGGGTTAACCCGGACACTTACAGTGATATGACAGCACGAAAGATGGGGGATGTCTTGCTGGGGGCGGATACGTTCCGGTTTGACGGGTCGGATTTGATGCCGGGTGCGATCGGGGCGGGTGTGTTCTGGACTGGGATGGTGGATTATACCGCAGGCAAAGAGGCCCGCGCTGTGGCGGCTGATATCCAGCGAACATGGGACAGCCTCAAGTAA